Proteins from a genomic interval of Papaver somniferum cultivar HN1 chromosome 4, ASM357369v1, whole genome shotgun sequence:
- the LOC113271705 gene encoding ACT domain-containing protein ACR4-like, which produces MDYSLPSIEMDDEFEKLVLRMNPPRVTIDNTSSRKATLIKVDSANKYGSLLEVVQVLTDLNLTISRAYISSDGEWFMDVFHVIDQHGNKLADGEVIDRIQKSLGPRACSLRSLRRSVGVQTQAAAKHTTIELTGRDRPGLLSEVFAVLSDLKCNVVGAEVWTHNSRMASVVYITDVENGLPIDDPDRLSKIKQLLRYVVKGGVDKRGANTMVTVGVTHTERRLHQMMYADRDYAKDDIDGGPMTDHRKPSVTVENCADKGYTVVNLRCQDRPKLLFDTVCTLTDMQYVVFHATVIVEGPEAYQEFYIRHLDGCPISSEAERERVVHCIEAAVRRRSSEGIRLELCSDDKVGLLSNVTRIFRENGLSVTQAEVATRGAQAVNVFYVTDASGSQVKSETIAAVRGEIGETVLHVKEDIYSKSPPQDEGGKISLGTLFRTRSEKFLYSLGLIRSYS; this is translated from the exons ATGGATTATTCACTTCCTTCCATTGAAATGGATGATGAGTTTGAAAAGCTTGTTCTTAGAATGAACCCTCCAag GGTTACAATTGATAATACTTCAAGTAGGAAAGCTACTTTGATTAAG GTGGATAGTGCTAATAAGTATGGAAGTTTATTAGAAGTGGTTCAAGTTTTGACTGATTTGAACCTTACCATCAGTAGAGCTTACATTTCTTCTGATGGTGAATGGTTCATGGATG TTTTTCATGTAATAGACCAACATGGCAATAAACTAGCTGACGGCGAAGTCATCGATCGTATTCAAAAG TCATTGGGACCACGAGCATGTAGCTTACGCTCCCTGCGAAGATCCGTAGGTGTCCAAACTCAGGCTGCTGCTAAGCATACAACAATTGAATTAACCGGAAGAGACCGACCAGGGTTGCTTTCAGAGGTCTTTGCTGTTCTATCAGACCTTAAATGCAATGTGGTAGGTGCCGAAGTTTGGACCCACAATTCAAGAATGGCATCGGTTGTCTATATCACAGATGTCGAGAATGGTTTGCCAATTGATGATCCTGACCGGTTAAGTAAAATCAAGCAACTCCTCCGTTACGTTGTCAAAGGAGGTGTAGATAAACGGGGTGCAAACACAATGGTTACTGTCGGCGTGACTCATACCGAAAGGAGGCTTCATCAAATGATGTATGCCGACCGTGATTACGCCAAGGACGATATTGATGGTGGACCTATGACAGATCATAGAAAACCGTCTGTTACTGTTGAGAATTGTGCAGATAAGGGGTATACAGTTGTAAACTTAAGGTGCCAGGATAGACCAAAATTACTCTTTGATACTGTTTGCACATTAACTGATATGCAGTACGTCGTTTTCCATGCAACTGTCATTGTTGAAGGACCAGAAGCTTATCAG gaattTTATATCCGACATTTAGATGGGTGTCCTATTAGTTCCGAAGCAGAAAGAGAAAGAGTAGTTCATTGCATTGAGGCTGCTGTCCGGAGGCGAAGTTCAGAG GGAATAAGACTCGAATTATGTAGTGATGACAAAGTTGGACTTCTATCTAACGTCACCCGCATATTTAGAGAAAATGGGCTCTCAGTGACTCAAGCTGAAGTAGCTACCAGGGGTGCTCAAGCAGTGAATGTGTTCTATGTGACAGATGCATCAGGGAGTCAAGTTAAGAGTGAAACAATAGCGGCAGTGAGAGGCGAAATCGGGGAGACAGTACTACACGTGAAAGAAGATATCTACTCTAAATCTCCCCCACAAGATGAAGGTGGGAAAATATCTCTTGGTACTCTTTTTCGAACTAGATCCGAGAAATTCCTTTACAGCTTAGGTTTGATAAGATCATACTCCTAA